From Ancylomarina subtilis:
TCGAGAGTGGGTAGCATGGTGGAATCAGTTTAGTTCTTACTGATTGTTTTATTCTCGTTTTTATTTGATAGTTCTTTCTCTAAAGCTTCTCTAAATATTTTTTGTTCTACAGTTTCTACCATACTTGAATATCTTTTCCAGAACTTGGCATTATATGGGCGTGGTGTAAACAAATTAGAATCCCAAGACTTCTCTAAGCTTTTAGCTAGTATGTCACTATCTGTTATGATTTCATTAAACATAACTTCTTGTGTCTCGTAGTAATATTCTTCAGAATTTGCTTTTGCACCATGAGCCGTACCACTCAATATTTTAAAGATATTATTGGCTTTTGGTGTATTTAAGGTGATGTGTTTGGGGTACATTTTGCCATCAATCTCAATATATTTAATATGGAAGGAGGATGCTATTTTTGATCTATACATTTTAGTGAAGATTTGAGCTTTGTCACTATTCACAAGTGTATATTCCAATTCAACAATGGCAAAATCCTTAGCCCTAATGTAAATCCAGCCTATTGGGAAACAATATTTTCCGTAATGTTTATTTAGCTTTACTAAAGGAGATTTTGGCGTAATTTTTATTTTATAGATGTCATCAGAATTATAAGACAGGACAGTATCTATTTTAAAATTGTGCTTTTTAAGTATGTTCTTGTCAAAAATGGCATCTTTTTGTTTGTAGTATCTTAAAACATTCAAGCTTCCTGAAAATAAACCATTAGGATTGCTTAATCGGTTATCTTGGAAATGTATGGCATTTTTAATCTCTTTGGGATCTTCATCTGCTAGATTGTCTTTTCGTTTTACTGATTTTTTTAAGGACACGTTTTTGACTTCACCTAAATAAAAACAATAGATAGTAGCTGTATCTACGCTTCGATTATCAATACTTCTTTTAATCTCTTTGATATTGAGTTTTATATCTTTCGAAGTCTGGTTAAATCCCGGGTCGTAGACTTCAATAGCAGCATCGACTAGCCACTTGTATTTCGTTTTTGTTTTCTCGGTATGTCGCAAAAAAGCTTTACCTATAAAAGGGCTAGTGGGGAAATTATCTAGGTAATGATCAAAAGCTTTTTGCACAATTTCATTGGCATTGGTTGCTTTTACCTTTATCATCACTTCGTTTAAGTTGACAATAGCGGTTTCAAGCT
This genomic window contains:
- a CDS encoding carboxypeptidase-like regulatory domain-containing protein; translation: MKKTILSTALLFLISITCFANTIVTGRLIDSHKNPIPYANIVIKNTTIGTISNLNGDFNINIPDEYKEASLVFSSMGFKTQEILIKAFEKQEIYEIELETAIVNLNEVMIKVKATNANEIVQKAFDHYLDNFPTSPFIGKAFLRHTEKTKTKYKWLVDAAIEVYDPGFNQTSKDIKLNIKEIKRSIDNRSVDTATIYCFYLGEVKNVSLKKSVKRKDNLADEDPKEIKNAIHFQDNRLSNPNGLFSGSLNVLRYYKQKDAIFDKNILKKHNFKIDTVLSYNSDDIYKIKITPKSPLVKLNKHYGKYCFPIGWIYIRAKDFAIVELEYTLVNSDKAQIFTKMYRSKIASSFHIKYIEIDGKMYPKHITLNTPKANNIFKILSGTAHGAKANSEEYYYETQEVMFNEIITDSDILAKSLEKSWDSNLFTPRPYNAKFWKRYSSMVETVEQKIFREALEKELSNKNENKTISKN